In the genome of Daucus carota subsp. sativus chromosome 9, DH1 v3.0, whole genome shotgun sequence, the window attttaatatgaatataacAAGCGAATCAAAGTTTATGCAGAATTAACATAAAGCATGCAGTAAGCTACAAGATAAACAATGCCTGAATATCATAGGACTGTAACTCTTCTAAAAgaaccctttgagaattagaATTAGAACTTTCCTACCCGATTGAATGATCTTCACCAGATCTGAGAGGTAGTTCCATCCGCAACCATATCAGCTTCTAATGTTCTATCAAACTTTCTAAATACGGATATGACGCTTCATGTGATTTGCAATACTACTTGTGGTTCTTGCGAACGATATATACTGTAATCTTCCTTACAGGACAAAGTAGAAATATTTTCCGCCATTGCAAAATCAAAAGAAACTCAAAAACAGTAGCTGCAAACTGTGAAGAGTCCACACCAAAATGACAATTACACCATAAGAAATTGTTGGCAAAAGTCATTCATGAAACCAACCAGAAAAACAGCAAGTATACACATGCAAAACTTCAGCCAGAGGATAAGCAATCTTTTAAAACTGAGTAGAATCTTTGTGCAATTATTATGCGGTAAACATCGTTTAAAACCAAAGACAGTATGATTAAAAGGGCCAACAAGTACCGAGCAACAAAGTTTGGAGTCTGAAACATTGTTGTTTTACTGCATCAAAATTACTGCCTGACCCAGGCTATTAGATGTGACTTTGTACAGATTTAACAATAATTACAATGGGGACTTTCAATGTATTAGTTGTGTCTACAGAAAGGTGTACAAGGAGTTGACCGAATTGCAGACtactaaagaactaaaaaaaTTCAGATCAGTGTCTAAAGTCAACTAATCTAAACCTAAAGCCAAAAGGAGGTATATCTATCTATTAATGAATGAACAGCAATTGAATCAGGGGTCACCTTGACAAAACCAAGTTCGATAGAGGAGAAACAACTGGCGAACTGAAGGCAGATTCTCTGGTATTTTTGCAGTTCTCATGATCAACTTTCGCCGACGATGAAATGAAAAACTTCTCCCATGTGCGAGTTCCAAAAGCTCTGACACGATTTCTATTCACAGTCTCACTGCAGAATGGCTTCCGAGAGGAATTCGGACTGCGTTTTCTCTTTCCTGAAGTCTTCCATTTCAATTTTTCCAGTAGATCATCTTTCACAATGTCTCGTGCTACATATTTATCATCCGTGTTATTGCTGTTTGATAATTTACCTTCCTGATCAAAACCTAGCTGCAGTTTGTCAATACATACTACAGACTGGCAAGGTATAAGAGTATCTGGCTTCCTATCGAGTTTGGGCAACATTGAAGTCAGAAGATCTTGTCTCTCTCCCATCTGTTTCCATCCAGTTCCCAACCATTCTTGAGAAGGTCTGAGGTCCTTCCAACAAAAAACTGACTCGCGTTTTTCAGCTGTAGCAAGTAAAAAGAACAAGTTAagcatttcttttcttttgtttcaaATTTGATTGAAATTACACTTTTAAGAAAAAACACTACAAACCTGGGAAGTAAACATGGATACTATCTTCTGATTCTTTCTGAATTACGATGCCTTCCCACCAACCATCATGCCACCACACATCCACAACAGTGCCATCTTTTATAATCAGTCCATCACCACCTTTTTCGCCACCATGTTTACTGTGTACTGGTGCTGGCCTAACAGTTTTCCTCCTAGAAATCCGGAAGCCCCATTCGTCAGGGACAGCAGCCCTTGAAGCTAAAAGCCATTCCTACACAGAATAAGAAGAAAGTCATTATTTTGCCACCTAAAACTAATTATATggttttaactaaaatattcaatattttgTCAGCTAAAACTAATTATatgatttaactaaaatatatcttcCAAAAATGACTTCACAagtttgaattaatatttaccTCTAAATTATTGACTTCATCAGCAGCATCCTTCAGATCCAAATACCTAACTTTAACTTTGTCTGATTTTTTCTTGATAATCAGTGCCCTAAACCAGCATCCTCTGACGCCACTATCCTGACAAAGCACTTCAATTTGTCCACCAACGGAGAAAGCCGTTGATTTCTGCACTTCAATTTGAACACCAGGGGTTAAAGCCTTTGATTTCTGCATAACCACCTCTCTGGGGGGTAAAGAAACAGGAGGCACAGACTGTTTTAACACAGACAGGTCAGGCCCTACAATATTGTCGTTTGAACCAGTTGTCAATTTAGGATCCATACGAGTTGCATCATACAGTCCCTGAGACTTGTTGGCCGGCTGTAAACATGCACCATATTTATTAGAAAGCCTAAGCCTCTTCTTAGGTTTAACAGTGAAGTTTTCATTACACTCTACATCCAATTTTAGACCATCTTTGGCAAGGAAATTCTCGGCATTAGTAGACGGAGATGTAGGAAGCATGTagtcaaatattttttgttcaCTATAGCCTTTGACTTGAGTAATATCGAATGGCTTGACATCATCATTTTCAAATTGCATACCACAGATGAATGGCTCAAACCGTGTGTGCCTAGCCTCTCTCAAAAACACTTGATAATGCTGGGGGCTGAGGACCGATGCCAATCCATCGACGCACTCAATATTCAGATCTTGAAGacaaagagaaaagaaaatctCCCTGTCATTATAGTTATAAGTCTCAGGTAAAGCAATATCAACCTCATCAATTTTGTGAAACCATCGTACCACAACCATTTTGTTGCCTCTGGAGTCCTCATACATATCATCCAAGTAGGCAACAAGCGGTTTATCTTCTTCTGCTAATACATAAACAAAGTCATGGACCTGGAAATAAAGCAACATATTAGTTTTAATCCAAGCGGAAAAAAATATCCCCATCACAGAGAACATTCAAGCAAAGCtgataaataaatacaaaacaaaaacttGCATACATACCGATATTTTAACACCATTGCGTTGAAATGATTGATAATGCTtcctctttttcttcaaagcCGTTGCAGAACCTACCCATAGAACTTCAGTACCATGCTTCCCTGGCTTCTGTAATTGACCATCctgaagataataaaaaataatgatcaCGATGCTAACATTTACCATAGATGCCATAAGGCTGATCAAAAGAAACATTTTGGACGATATTAAAATT includes:
- the LOC108202564 gene encoding uncharacterized protein LOC108202564 isoform X2, which codes for MLGLAQYSYYCLLICCSNSHNHHPPVPVGGVSEVISDCQPSSQAKDGQLQKPGKHGTEVLWVGSATALKKKRKHYQSFQRNGVKISVHDFVYVLAEEDKPLVAYLDDMYEDSRGNKMVVVRWFHKIDEVDIALPETYNYNDREIFFSLCLQDLNIECVDGLASVLSPQHYQVFLREARHTRFEPFICGMQFENDDVKPFDITQVKGYSEQKIFDYMLPTSPSTNAENFLAKDGLKLDVECNENFTVKPKKRLRLSNKYGACLQPANKSQGLYDATRMDPKLTTGSNDNIVGPDLSVLKQSVPPVSLPPREVVMQKSKALTPGVQIEVQKSTAFSVGGQIEVLCQDSGVRGCWFRALIIKKKSDKVKVRYLDLKDAADEVNNLEEWLLASRAAVPDEWGFRISRRKTVRPAPVHSKHGGEKGGDGLIIKDGTVVDVWWHDGWWEGIVIQKESEDSIHVYFPAEKRESVFCWKDLRPSQEWLGTGWKQMGERQDLLTSMLPKLDRKPDTLIPCQSVVCIDKLQLGFDQEGKLSNSNNTDDKYVARDIVKDDLLEKLKWKTSGKRKRSPNSSRKPFCSETVNRNRVRAFGTRTWEKFFISSSAKVDHENCKNTRESAFSSPVVSPLSNLVLSR
- the LOC108202564 gene encoding uncharacterized protein LOC108202564 isoform X1, producing the protein MESQRVYVKWREVFVLSERGRKEVRYYLKRRDGVSDLVVVGKERRDLKVYRYNIRETSLVGQADFKLKSRKDVIEWLNSVISGSNSHNHHPPVPVGGVSEVISDCQPSSQAKDGQLQKPGKHGTEVLWVGSATALKKKRKHYQSFQRNGVKISVHDFVYVLAEEDKPLVAYLDDMYEDSRGNKMVVVRWFHKIDEVDIALPETYNYNDREIFFSLCLQDLNIECVDGLASVLSPQHYQVFLREARHTRFEPFICGMQFENDDVKPFDITQVKGYSEQKIFDYMLPTSPSTNAENFLAKDGLKLDVECNENFTVKPKKRLRLSNKYGACLQPANKSQGLYDATRMDPKLTTGSNDNIVGPDLSVLKQSVPPVSLPPREVVMQKSKALTPGVQIEVQKSTAFSVGGQIEVLCQDSGVRGCWFRALIIKKKSDKVKVRYLDLKDAADEVNNLEEWLLASRAAVPDEWGFRISRRKTVRPAPVHSKHGGEKGGDGLIIKDGTVVDVWWHDGWWEGIVIQKESEDSIHVYFPAEKRESVFCWKDLRPSQEWLGTGWKQMGERQDLLTSMLPKLDRKPDTLIPCQSVVCIDKLQLGFDQEGKLSNSNNTDDKYVARDIVKDDLLEKLKWKTSGKRKRSPNSSRKPFCSETVNRNRVRAFGTRTWEKFFISSSAKVDHENCKNTRESAFSSPVVSPLSNLVLSR